Genomic window (Uranotaenia lowii strain MFRU-FL unplaced genomic scaffold, ASM2978415v1 HiC_scaffold_826, whole genome shotgun sequence):
AATCTCTActgcagcctttaaaatctgcgctttctaatttgtttttcagaaataCATCCTACACATCATTACAAAATCTATTGAAcacctgttcaataactggtgCTTCTACCCCTAACAATTTTCATACTAACCGTCGAATCCCGATACACCGGCTTGTAGTGCTCCTGCGGATGTCGTTTTTCAATGAGAAATTTATCCTTTATATTTTTACACTGCAGCTTCATCTCCTCCTGTAACTTCTGCTGAATTTGCTTCGGAATAGTGCTGCCACCGAGAAAACATCCCCCggtactactactactacttcCGGCCGCATTGAAAGTACTTAAACTGCCTCCACTAATCCCGGTATCGATGCTTCGCGCCCTAAAGTGGGTGGCAGTGGTGTTGGGATGCACTGGCGGGGTCGATCCCGACGGTCCTCCCAGTGCAAGGCTTTTTTCGAGTCGTTGTGCTAGCATCTGTTCGAGTTGTTTCGATGATTTCTGATACTGTGATATGCTTTGTATGTGCTGAGGTGGTTTTGTGATGCAGTTACTGCTGCTGCTCGATGTTGCAGCATCCCGTGATTTGTACAGCTCGAATGCCATCGTTTGACGAGCGATGAACTCCGGATCCCGAAAGCCACCGGAACTGGAGGAAAGCGAACTGTCAACACTGTCACTGGAAGATTTTATTCGAGTTTCTTCCTGCTTCCGGGATCCTTTGGGAGGTTTCGATTCTTCACTGAAAAGTTTTGCGTTTAACGTATGTTTGATACTATTGGTGGCACTGCTTAGGCTGCAACTTGTTCCGTTCTTCGAGTGCGCTAGGCTAGATGGTTGGGTCGTTTGTTTATGATTGTGCGAGTTTAGAATAATTCCACAGCAATCGTTCGAACAGCCCATGTTTGGCGAAGACGATGGAGTTGCTTTGGGTTGTTGGTCAGTGAGTCTTGTCTTGGTTGCAACCTTGCGGCTGGGCGAGGAGGAAGAAACTACCGCATTGCCAGCTCCACTATCGCCCACCCCTCTGTCTGGCACCGGGACGCCTGGAGGAGGGGAGGGTTTAGTAAATAGTCGTCTACTAACGCCGCCACTTCCAAAGTCGCCACAAATATCAGCCCCGTCAACGGACTTTGCAGTGGAGAAGTTTTTGCGAATCTGTTTCACCTTACTTCCGTTAGAACCGGAATTTATTGCACCCAGACCAGTTCCTGCGGCCACAACAATGTGGTGATGGTTTGGGGGTGGAATATTGATCGGCTTGGCTGGCAGGGCTGGTTTGACTCGAGGGAGTTGACCGCCAGTACCGTCTTCTGACTTGAGTTTTTTCTCGTCATGCTGCAGCATTTTCACCTGCCCAAGCTTATGGATGAATCCCTTATCTCGTTAATCTTAAAGTGCCTAAAACTCCTCTGCTTTAATAATGCTCTTCAGCAACACTCGTCTGCCATATAAATCGATATAATGTATACACACGCGACACTTcatactcgaaaaaaaaacactcatttACTCgtacttttcaaaatataacattCCGTTCGgctttcaattcaaaaatttcctcGTTATACTCATCACAAATTAGGCAATAGCAATTATCAAAATAAGCAAACGCGTACTCAAATATTTGTATAAGCTCTTCGTTAGGCACCGCACAGATCCACATCTATCGCACACTCTATACCTCCTAGTCCTTCGATTGGTATACAAAATATTCCCCGATGCATTCTCAgctattttcgtcacttttagTCCTTGGAGCTTCCACCTAGATGGCGAAAATGGCGCAGAACTGTCACTCGATGGAGGACGCAAAACATAAGAAAAGTCATCAAAGTGGGCGGAAAGACGGGGCCGTCGAACGCCAAAACATCCCGTCGCCAACCATGCCTCCGCCGTCGATCCTTTTTGATGATACCGCACACCGTGCGAGAGGCACGCCGCCTCACAAACATTGAAACGCTAACATGACTCTCGAAAGCTTTTCCTAAAACAAACCAGCACAATACTATTCCCAGTCTAGCGGACGGGCCTCCAAAAAACCACCCTCCCTAAATACCGTTGCGAATAACAACAAACAACACGTCCGTCCGGGTGTCATTTTTCCTCGGTGGAAGGTGAAAGGCTGCTTGCAACTGGAGGAATGTCCTCGGCGAAGGGAAAATCCTAGCGCAGGCGCCTTGAATGGTGGTGACGGCCGCCAAGTGACGTTTCGCTGTGGCGAGAGCCTGTCACACCTCAAACCACGGGAATGAAAGCGTTAAAAGACACAATTTTGTGTATGATAGATAGATTCGGAAAGCATGCTTGACAATTATTCAAAGGATATGAGCGGTGGTACTCAACTTTGAGCTTAGAAAGCGAAAGCTTACTATCAATACCttgaatattcgaaaaatttaacatttggcGGTTATTTATGCATGTTTCTTTCAGAGCACGTGGTACTACTTATAATGAAAACGCCTAAAATTAGACCAACGCACGCTTGTTAAATTATCTCAGATATATCTATCTTGATTTGAGTGCTGTTCATAGAGGTATAAATTTATCATTGAAGCAATTCAAAAAGCAATCAACATTTCTAGTTTTATTATCGGCTATCAGAACAAAGTTTTGATCCGGGAAGAGGCTTGAATCAAAAATAATGGGTTGCAACTTAAAAGTGATACACTTCGTTTATCAATAAACTCAAACCAGTTGATATTTCTCTTCGGGAACGATTGCAAGATTTTTCTagtgtttcgatttttttttaaacaggatGGAATGGGTAACACTTCTCAATTCTGATATtttgatttgttgtttgagTGCGATGGGTGGTGGCTGGTACGGATCGTACGGGTCTCGGAATATTTAAAGTTTCTCACTTGAAACGTAACTGCCACTAATTGCCACCATACAATAATTTTTCTCCCTATCCGCCAGCCACCGCCGCCAGTCACCTCCGCTACAAGCCGCCAACCACCACCCATCGCACTTGAAAACATCAATATAACAGAATTGTAAAGTGTTATCGATTCCatcctgtttgaaaaaaaaatcgaaacaatagcAAAGACCGCTCTAATTTTCGTCCAATAAGCATCCTTTGCGTTCTTTCTGAATTTTCGCGTtctttctaaataaaattgcaaaatcaataatttttaaattccttgAACCTTCtcagtgattttcaatcaggaTTCAGATCTAAACACAGTATAACTACAGTTTTGGCCTAAATTTTCGATGATGCACAGTGCTGTTCAATTTTCTTATACATTTGTTTGATATTTCATCATTTAACTACgatatttagatattttttttaatctagacTATTTCGAACATTTCaaagtcaagttttaaaaaccAGGACAGTTcaagaatttttgtaaaattaggacggtctctcgaaaatcagaacaaatcctgaaaaatcaggaaacctggcacctctgaatgaaataaaaaattgtactaaaaatattgtttcaacTATCCTCCGCCAGTCTACAATTGCTACACTAGCACCCCTAGTGGGGAGcttcggaaatatttttagcTACATCTAGCGCCTACTAGAGCAAGCAGGAAGCTATAGCAGCACACTCTGGTGAGTTTTTTGTCCATGTTTCTTATACCCAACACATCATTTGAGTGGCGGTGCCTTCATTGTAATCTAGGGTTTTTTGTAGAATGAATTGCATTTATGATAAAGTGATCTTTTTTTCTACACATATACTGCCGTTggacgcataattgtcacatgtgacatttcgacgtttttgactttttgatgccaatcgtcataatttgatacgtattattaaaattctttgtcgaaacataaagtttattctagaaatttcaagaaaaattcaaagtcaatttgTCACACTAGGACAAATGGAGGCATAACTGTCACACTGAGACgattggacgcatatttgtcacactcaATTAATGAACGTATTATAACTTCTGTTACGAGCGCCAACTAGTCCTCCGAACACATCACTCCCctataaaaactttgtaaaatgcGCTGTCATCTTTGACAGAGGAAATTTGGTAGtatgtaagaagaagaaatcGAAGTAGAAAAGGTGGTGATTCGCATTGCAAGTCGTGTAGCTAAAGTTTCATTCGACGCTTAAATACGGGAAATTAATTATATTCATATAGTTACGTTGGTCCTATTCGAAGGTATTACATAAATTATTTAGAACTATCATTGGAAAACATATTATGTAACAATAATTTAATCTCTAGCCAGGCTAAATACTTCTACTACTCTACTCCACGTTGGTTGCCTTCTGCAACAGATCAAAGCATCGATCGGTAAGAGTATTTAAATTACCGCCCAAAGGAGAAACTAACTTTCAATTCTATTACATATTAGTATACTCGCAGTAATTCAGCATAAAGATAGTGATCAAGCAATCAGGCGTTTAAACATAAAAAGTAAACGGTAAGGTACCAAAAAGTGTACTAGAATGCACCCATTCAATTCTAACCTCAAACCGTTATAGATCGCTCTCACTATTTGCTGATACGACATTTTATACTTAGTTGTGTGACGGCCGATCACTTACAGTAAGTTTAACTTAAAACAAACCTGGCTTGTATTAACCTTCGttaattttaggaattttaaatttgttccaaaaGAATAAATTATAAATCGAACCACATCGCTGTCTCGCAACAtcatttaaaattctgtaatggCGAGTACCGGATCGCAAGAAGGCAAACAAAACGAAAAGGATACGGCTTTGCCGGGTGTCACCTTTGGAAGAGTAGAGTGGATAGGCCCCGAACAAGCCACGGATAACATCGTAGCAGAAAATTTGCCCGCAACATCCCTAGCGCCTAACGCTAGCGCTTCAGGACAAAAGAAACTCGGCACTAGGCCCAAGAAAGTCGTTTGCCCAAAGTCAACTACAAGTAGAACTTCTAAACGGAACCCACTTCGAACGGTTCGAAAACGTACGGACCACCACTGTGGAACATGTAACGAACGGGATTCTAGCAAGATGGTTTTGTGTGACAAGTGCGAAGTGTGGCATCATTTCTCTTGTGTCGGAGTTACCAGTAACGTAGCCGATCGGAGCACTTGGATATGTTCAACATGCGACACTACGACAATTCAAACGGAACCTACTACCCTTTCGAACAGGAAACAACCCACCGGGAACCTTCACCACGGAATCGACTCAGGGCAACGAGTAGCTACTACGCTAAGTGATCGCAATGCTGGCAACAAGAACAACGAGCGACATGAGACCAACTCCGTGGCTCGCGTGTCTGTGAGTCAGACCAGCTCTCGAAGTGACTCCAGGCGGACGAAGGAACTACGCTTGCAAAAGCTTAAAGAGCTAACCGAACTGCAGCAAAAGTACATCGAACAAAAGTATGCCATTCTAGAGGAACCAGAAACGGAAGGAAGTGAGTTCAACGATGCCTGCTCCATTGACAAAATGTCAAACATCGAGCAATGGATGAAAAAAACCAATATTACGGGAAAAGGTGAGTCGGGATCAGTAGAACAAGACGACTGTTTTGAAGAAGACACAATGCGCCCTCCCCTCATTGAAAAACATCCAACTGCGAAATTCGAAGGTATAACAGCGAAAAGTAGTCGGCAGCAGAGCAACTTTGCTCCCGTGCGAAGCACGCATAGAAGGCTACTCGGTGACTTCAATCCAGAACAACGCTCAACTCCGTTAGCAACATCAGACATCCAACGAATTTCGAACTATGATCCCAACGAAGTATGCTTCCTCAACAGAAGTCAAATAGCCGCTCGACAAGCCATTAACAAAGAGCTACCTGATTTCGACGGGAGTCCCGAAGACTGGCCATTGTTTTTATCCACCTATCATTCGTCCACTCGGATGTGCGGGTTCACtaacgaggagaacatgctaagGCTGCGCAAATGTCTTAGAGGGAAAGCCCTGGAGGCTGTACGGAGTAGGTTGCTGCATGAAAATAATGTTACAGGCGTGATATCAACACTAAAAATGATATTCGGAAGACCAGAAACCATTATACATGCGATGATCGCTAGGATTAGGACACTGACTCCTCCAAACATTGACCGATTAGAAACCATCGTAAACTTTGCTTTGACGGTGGAGAACTTATGCGCCAACATTGAAGCCTGCGGTGTTCCCGATTTCGTTTATAATGCATCTTTACGAATCGAAATGATTCAGAAGCTTCCTTCTGTATTGAAACTTCAGTGGGCTAATCATACTAGAACAGTAGCGAGTCCAACGTTGCTGGATTTTAGCAATTGGTTGCACGGCTTAGCAGAAGATGCGAGTGCAGTTATGGTAACTGCCTCGATCCCCAAAACTCGACGGGAGAAAAAGGAAGGTTTTCTGTACCACCACGAGGAAAATAGCGAGGATGAATGTTCACCAGACGCTGAGAAGTTCGCAGCTTTTACCCATCAAGAAGCAAACCAGTCCAGAGTAAAGCCTTGTATTTCCTGCTCCGGAAGTTGTATTACGGTTACAAAATGTCCAATATTTCTCGCACTAGACCATGATTCTAAGTGGAAAATAGTTAAGGAGAAAAGGCTGTGTAGTAAATGCCTCAAAAAACATAACGGATCATGTAGACAACAAAAACAATGTGGGCATAATGGATGCACTCGCTTGCACCACAATATGTTGCATAAGCCAGATATCTCTCCCAGGGATTCTTCTACGAATACGGTTGAAGAACATAGCTGCAATGTCAACCAAAGACTTGGCAGTGGTGTACTATTTAGAATAATACCTGTCATTCTATACGGCCCGAAAAAATCGTTGAACACCTTCGCATTTATCGATGACGGGTCTGAGATTACATTGATGGAGGACCAGATAGCTAAAGAATTAGATCTAGATGGATCCACTCAGAGCCTTTGCCTAAGATGGACCAGCGGGACCCACCGAACCGAATCCTCGTCGCGGAAAATCAGTCTTGACATCTCCGGAACTGATGAACAGTCGAAACGATATCGAGTAGCAAACGTAAGAACCGTCGAGTCTTTGCAAATTAGGCCACAAACTCTGGATATGatggaaatgagaaaaaaattcaggcatcttcaaaatattcccattCAATCCTACGAGAATGCATATCCACGGATTATCATAGGTCTAGAACACGCTAAACTTGGACATCCTTTCAAAAGTCGTGAAGGCAATATAGATGAGCCGATCGCGGTTAAATCGTGTCTAGGATGGACAGTCTACGGAAAGTGCTCTAACAATCTGGGTACCACACTCTACGTGAATCAACATTCACTCCTGAAGTGCCCTTGCGAAAAAACTAACGATGGAGATCTCAACTTACTGATGAAAAACTTCTTCGCTATCGACAACTTAGgtctaaataaatcaaatagcGTTATAATGTCACGAGAAGATCAACGAGCTATTATGCTGCTGGAAAACCACACCTTTCAAAATGGCCGATACGAAGTGAACCTGTTGTGGAAATATGATCATGCTCGTTTACCAGACAGCAAGTCAATGGCACTTAGTCGATGGAAATGCCTGCAAAGGCGATTGCAAAAAGATTCTCATCTATCCAAGATACTCGAAGAAAAGATGAACGATTACGTCGCGAAAGGGTATGCCCGTCAGCTTTCTTCTGAAGAGTTAGTAGAAGATCATCCCAGAGTCTGGTATCTACCTGTATTCCCTATAACCAATCCAAATAAACCCGGGAAAACCAGACTAGTATGGGATGCCGCAGCTAAGGCACATGGAATTTCGTTAAATTCTTTACTCCTGAAGGGTCCCGACCTACTGACGTCGCTGTTTGCCGTGCTTTTGAAATTCAGAGAATCTAAGATAGCCGTTTGCGGAGACATCCGTGAGATGTACCACCAGGTACTCATACGGAAAGAGGATCAACAATGCCAACGCTTTTTTTGGGGAAAGAATGACGAAACCAATATGCCATTAACGTATATAATGCAAGTTATGACGTTTGGAGCATGCTCTTCTCCCTGTACCGCTCAATTCATAAAGAATCGTAATGCGGAACATTTCAAGCACAAACACCCTGCTGCAACGTCAGCAATAATACACAATCATTACGTGGATGATATGCTTATCAGCACGGAAACCGAAGAAGAGGCAATCAATTTGGCCAAAGCCGTTAAAATAATCCATAGCAACGCTGGGTTTGAACTAAGAAACTTCAAGTCCAATTCAAGCTATGTAACCGACGCACTCGAAGGCCAATCGGAGTCAAACGAGACGAGCGAAAAGGATATGAACGTCGGAAGGGAAAGTAGTCCGGAAAAAGTCCTCGGCATGTGGTGGAACACGACGACAGATTGCTTCATGTTCAAGATGTCACCAAGCATCGATCCGGACATTCTATCCGGAACCCGGAAGCCAACCAAGCGCGAAGTTCTTCGCTTCCTAATGCAAATATTTGATCCATTAGGACTTATTGGACATCTTTTGATGTTTCTCAAGTGTCTTTTGCAAGAAATCTGGAGAACATCTGTAGACTGGGACGATGTTATACAGGACAACGAATATCAGAAGTGGAAAAGATGGCTCGAGGTATTCCCCGCCGTGACAACAGTTTCGATTCCCCGTTGTTATCGCAACCTTTGTACAATGGATTCCAGCACTGAAGTGCAAATGCACACCTTCGTCGATGCCAGTGAGAATGGCATGGCCGCCGCAGTTTAtttgagatttaaaaataacggCATAACAGAGTGCGCGCTACTGAGTACCAAAACCAGAGTGGCTCCGTTAAAGTTCTTGTCAATCCCCCGTTCCGAGCTCCAAGCCAGTGTCCTTGGGGCTAGACTGGCGAATTCAGTAAAAGAATCAATTTCAATAACGCTAAGCAGACGCTATTTTTGGACAGATTCCCGAACGGTCTTAAGTTGGTTATCTGCGGATCATCGTAAGTACAGCCAGTTTGTTTCACACCGAGTCAGCGACATACTGGAATCAACTACACTATCCGAATGGCACTGGATCCCATCCAAGTTGAACGTGGCAGACGATGGTACCAAATGGAAGAACCTCCCAGATCTTAGTAAAACCAGCAGATGGTTCTGCGGTCCGGATTTCCTACTGCTGCCGGAATCTGAATGGCCACTTCCGGAAGAACCGTTGATCTCTACAGATATTGAAATACGGCCGCACATACTTAGTCATAGTCTACCCCTGCCAGCTCTAATTCCGGTCGAAAACTTTTCCTTGTGGAAAACTTTGCTTCGTAAAACAGCCTACGCGCTTCGATATATTTATAATGCACAGAGACTAGCACAAAAGCAACCCATCCTCTCTGGACCCCTACAATCTGCTGATTTGTGCAAGGCAGAGCAGTATCTGTTCCGATACGCTCAAAGAGAGGCTTATCCCGACGAAATTGCGTTATTAAGTGCAGAAACACCCCATGAGAGGAAAAGCTGTATTCCTAAAAATAGCCCATTGTACAAACTATGTACCTTCCTTGATGAAAATTCCGTTCTTAGGATGCAAGGCCGTATATCGTCATGTCAGTACGCTCCGCCAGATGCACAAAATCCGATTATCCTCCCGCGTAACCATCATATTACGAAACTCGTAGTTGCGAGCTTCCATTATCGATATAATCATCAGAACCACGAAACGATTATTAATGAAATTCGACAACGCTATCATGTGCCAAAATTGCGGTCAACTTATAAGAACATACGTTCAAATTGTCAAACCTGTAAGAATCTACGAGCACGGCCTCAGCCCCTTTAATGAGCGAGCTCCCTGTTGGTCGACTAGCTGCCTTTTCGCGCCCTTTTTCGCATATGGGTCTCGACTACTTTGGACCCATGACAGTAGTGAACGGTCGCAAGCAGGAGAAACGATGGGGGGTACTGGCCACATGTCTCACTATAAGGGCCATACACCTACAGGTGGTACACACACTAACTACCAATTCATGTATTTTAGCAATACGAAACATCATGGCAAGAAGAGGAGTCCCCGTTTGCATCTACAGTGATCGAGGCACTAACTTCATAGGTGCCGACCGAGAACTTAAATCACTACTGAAGACGGTGGATCAGAACAAGCTTATGGAAGAATTCGTCTCTCCCCATACTCAATGGAAATTCAACCCCCCGGCCGCCCCTCATATGGGTGGAGCATGGGAGAGGCTAATACGAACAGTGAAAAACAATCTCGTCAAACTCAACCCGAACCACCGACCAAACGACGAGATTTTAGAAAACATGCTGATCGAAATCGAAAATGTCGTTAATTCTCGACCACTTACACACGTGGCCATTGAAGATGAAAATTCTCCTGCATTAACCCCCAATCATTTTCTATTGGGGTCATCAAATGGCTTGAAGCCTTGGGTTGCCCTTGACGACAGCTCATTGGCGGTTCGAAGATCGTGGCAGTTCTCACAGATCATGGCCAACACATTCTGGCGCCAATGGGTGCACGATTATCTCCCAACTCTAACACGAAGAACTAAATGGTTCAATGATGCAAAGCAAATCGAGGTCGGGGATATTGCGGTTATTATAGATCCAAATCTACCACGGAACTGTTGGCCCAAAGGACGCATCATTTCTACGCATCTCTCACCTGACGGTCGTGTTAGATGGGCAACCATACAAACTACCAGCGGGATATATGACAGACCGGCGACGAAACTAGCTGTGTTGGACGTTGGCGTAAGCAAAGTCGTACCACAAGCGAGCAGCTTGTGCACTTCGAGGGGGACTGTTACGAGCGCCAACTAGTCCTCCGAACACATCACTCCCctataaaaactttgtaaaatgcGCTGTCATCTTTGACAGAGGAAATTTGGTAGtatgtaagaagaagaaatcGAAGTAGAAAAGGTGGTGATTCGCATTGCAAGTCGTGTAGCTAAAGTTTCATTCGACGCTTAAATACGGGAAATTAATTATATTCATATAGTTACGTTGGTCCTATTCGAAGGTATTACATAAATTATTTAGAACTATCATTGGAAAACATATTATGTAACAATAATTTAATCTCTAGCCAGGCTAAATACTTCTACTACTCTACTCCACGTTGGTTGCCTTCTGCAACAGATCAAAGCATCGATCGGTAAGAGTATTTAAATTACCGCCCAAAGGAGAAACTAACTTTCAATTCTATTACATATTAGTATACTCGCAGTAATTCAGCATAAAGATGGTGATCAAGCAATCAGGCGTTTAAACATAAAAAGTAAACGGTAAGGTACCAAAAAGTGTACTAGAATGCACCCATTCAATTCTAACCTCAAACCGTTATAGATCGCTCTCACTATTTGCTGATACGACATTTTATACTTAGTTGTGTGACGGCCGATCACTTACAGTAAGtttaaccacagagaacagacgtacaagctagcccacgaaacttgtgtaaaaatcccaacaccctttttgaactaattttggttttttggctacgattacgccttttcgaaaactgggcacttaaaagttgatttgtaactcttgaacggcgcaatagatgacactgtgtgcagtcagtttctaacgtatttttttggtgatagcatttgaaattttacacacttttttgacggttttttgttcgagcttgtacgtctgttttctgtggtTTAACTTAAAACAAACCTGGCTTGTATTAACCTTCGttaattttaggaattttaaatttgttccaaaaGAATAAATTATAAATCGAACCACATCGCTGTCTCGCAACAACTTCGGAACGTCTAAAtagattttcaccaaacttggcatACGTGTCTTTGATATTCTGGTGGGGATCACAGAGATATAAAGAGGGGGAAgggtcactgttttcgcgacatCCCAGCATGTGCAAGAAAAACTCTGCAAACTGCTTCGTGTTCGTTGCTGGCGCTTGGAAGAGTGCATGCAAACGTAACCCGCTTCACAACATTAGTCAAATTATTACTCTTCCGGCGCCGTGGAACTGTAATCCACAATTGTCCAGGATGGCCATATGCGATTGTCGGTGGTTTTAGCAGACcatttcttttttggttttgctttgagtttttgattttgacgcACCTCACAAAATACCGgagttgtttttttaatgtttacgaaCTATTCCGCCAGAGTTACTTCATCAGGAACTTGTACCAGGACCGCATTCACTTCAAACGGATTGATTGTCCTTTTCCGGTATCACTTCTCTCGCTGTTGCGACATTTTCAGCGTGGCAGCTGACAGTTAGTTGAAGAAATGTTGTTTCCTGTAAAGTGAGTGAGCTGCCGCAAATTGCTCCCTGGGCCGTTTTATTGATCGAATCCGTGTAACACTTCATGTTTGTCACCAAATAATGTACGCTTTCAAATAATTCGATTCagacctgatttttttcaatttaagcttcCATTCACGAATAAAACACAAGAGCCGCACACGAAATGCCAAACCAAACAACTACACTGAGAAAATGTTCGtagtgtgacaaatatgcgtccatttttcgactattcaaagaatttcgcggcataaatgtcacacaaggattttcattgaaaaaaacagttctttttcgaaaaatttgatcgaggCTCATATGATAGGAGTACACTTTAGAGATCTACGTTGTTGAAGTCAACAAAAATTGCGAAACTGTGCGATAACAGCAAattgtttttatgaaactttgattgcgtttttctcgctttgcctttttgtaacatgtgacaattatgcttccaacggcagtatattaaaaaattgaaattgagattTGGTTTATCAACGACCAACATTTTATGGATATTTCTCAAGATTCGTAATTTTTCGCGGATATtgtacaaaacaaaataaaatttttattgggaGATTTTGAAGCTGTCAAATTTTTGACCCTTTGTTTcataaagtgacaaatttgcaacaattaatgtatgaaaaaaagtgaaaaatcgtattttatttaaatttttttcttgatgtacacattatttgcaactgtttgaaatgatttttaacgaaaaataaaaaatcatgaaataaaggGTTAAATACGATTTTTAGAGATATTGGCGCATTTCCCTTTACTAAAATCCATAccgaaataaaatttctgaTGAATGACTTTCATTAACTGCGATAACATAAATTTGGAACTTGAAAAACGAAGAGAGtgaactgaaaaaaagaaaagaaatgtgaGAGAGCCTTgaagttccaaatttgaaatctggtaaccttatattaaaaaaaattgatcagtgACCTCTGgtagatattttttatcatttttagccAAGATGCAAACTATCATCATAGAATCTCGGCTAACACGCTTATTTGAGAAAATCTCAagtacaatttaaaatcaacgTCTTAAACGGTATTAGGGTGATCAAATTCTCAAaccttttatttaaaatttgaaataaattcgcTTGGAAATCATTTTGAGTTATTCGGatcttatttgaat
Coding sequences:
- the LOC129760910 gene encoding uncharacterized protein LOC129760910; the encoded protein is MASTGSQEGKQNEKDTALPGVTFGRVEWIGPEQATDNIVAENLPATSLAPNASASGQKKLGTRPKKVVCPKSTTSRTSKRNPLRTVRKRTDHHCGTCNERDSSKMVLCDKCEVWHHFSCVGVTSNVADRSTWICSTCDTTTIQTEPTTLSNRKQPTGNLHHGIDSGQRVATTLSDRNAGNKNNERHETNSVARVSVSQTSSRSDSRRTKELRLQKLKELTELQQKYIEQKYAILEEPETEGSEFNDACSIDKMSNIEQWMKKTNITGKGESGSVEQDDCFEEDTMRPPLIEKHPTAKFEGITAKSSRQQSNFAPVRSTHRRLLGDFNPEQRSTPLATSDIQRISNYDPNEVCFLNRSQIAARQAINKELPDFDGSPEDWPLFLSTYHSSTRMCGFTNEENMLRLRKCLRGKALEAVRSRLLHENNVTGVISTLKMIFGRPETIIHAMIARIRTLTPPNIDRLETIVNFALTVENLCANIEACGVPDFVYNASLRIEMIQKLPSVLKLQWANHTRTVASPTLLDFSNWLHGLAEDASAVMVTASIPKTRREKKEGFLYHHEENSEDECSPDAEKFAAFTHQEANQSRVKPCISCSGSCITVTKCPIFLALDHDSKWKIVKEKRLCSKCLKKHNGSCRQQKQCGHNGCTRLHHNMLHKPDISPRDSSTNTVEEHSCNVNQRLGSGVLFRIIPVILYGPKKSLNTFAFIDDGSEITLMEDQIAKELDLDGSTQSLCLRWTSGTHRTESSSRKISLDISGTDEQSKRYRVANVRTVESLQIRPQTLDMMEMRKKFRHLQNIPIQSYENAYPRIIIGLEHAKLGHPFKSREGNIDEPIAVKSCLGWTVYGKCSNNLGTTLYVNQHSLLKCPCEKTNDGDLNLLMKNFFAIDNLGLNKSNSVIMSREDQRAIMLLENHTFQNGRYEVNLLWKYDHARLPDSKSMALSRWKCLQRRLQKDSHLSKILEEKMNDYVAKGYARQLSSEELVEDHPRVWYLPVFPITNPNKPGKTRLVWDAAAKAHGISLNSLLLKGPDLLTSLFAVLLKFRESKIAVCGDIREMYHQVLIRKEDQQCQRFFWGKNDETNMPLTYIMQVMTFGACSSPCTAQFIKNRNAEHFKHKHPAATSAIIHNHYVDDMLISTETEEEAINLAKAVKIIHSNAGFELRNFKSNSSYVTDALEGQSESNETSEKDMNVGRESSPEKVLGMWWNTTTDCFMFKMSPSIDPDILSGTRKPTKREVLRFLMQIFDPLGLIGHLLMFLKCLLQEIWRTSVDWDDVIQDNEYQKWKRWLEVFPAVTTVSIPRCYRNLCTMDSSTEVQMHTFVDASENGMAAAVYLRFKNNGITECALLSTKTRVAPLKFLSIPRSELQASVLGARLANSVKESISITLSRRYFWTDSRTVLSWLSADHRKYSQFVSHRVSDILESTTLSEWHWIPSKLNVADDGTKWKNLPDLSKTSRWFCGPDFLLLPESEWPLPEEPLISTDIEIRPHILSHSLPLPALIPVENFSLWKTLLRKTAYALRYIYNAQRLAQKQPILSGPLQSADLCKAEQYLFRYAQREAYPDEIALLSAETPHERKSCIPKNSPLYKLCTFLDENSVLRMQGRISSCQYAPPDAQNPIILPRNHHITKLVVASFHYRYNHQNHETIINEIRQRYHVPKLRSTYKNIRSNCQTCKNLRARPQPL
- the LOC129760911 gene encoding uncharacterized protein LOC129760911; translated protein: MHRGIFCIPIEGLGDKGFIHKLGQVKMLQHDEKKLKSEDGTGGQLPRVKPALPAKPINIPPPNHHHIVVAAGTGLGAINSGSNGSKVKQIRKNFSTAKSVDGADICGDFGSGGVSRRLFTKPSPPPGVPVPDRGVGDSGAGNAVVSSSSPSRKVATKTRLTDQQPKATPSSSPNMGCSNDCCGIILNSHNHKQTTQPSSLAHSKNGTSCSLSSATNSIKHTLNAKLFSEESKPPKGSRKQEETRIKSSSDSVDSSLSSSSGGFRDPEFIARQTMAFELYKSRDAATSSSSSNCITKPPQHIQSISQYQKSSKQLEQMLAQRLEKSLALGGPSGSTPPVHPNTTATHFRARSIDTGISGGSLSTFNAAGSSSSSTGGCFLGGSTIPKQIQQKLQEEMKLQCKNIKDKFLIEKRHPQEHYKPVYRDSTKMVHSSGSNGSIKKMVHSSGSNGSIK